In Candidatus Bathyarchaeota archaeon, the following proteins share a genomic window:
- the trxA gene encoding thioredoxin, translating to MKEFKEKKDLGGQVIHLTDSNFNEVISRNKLVLVDFYADWCMPCRMMAPIVEELAKEYAGKVLIGKINVDENPDTSDRFQVFSIPTLVVIKSGREVDRIVGFVPKGQVEARLKKHLE from the coding sequence ATGAAAGAGTTTAAGGAGAAAAAAGACTTGGGCGGACAAGTAATCCACCTTACAGATTCAAATTTTAATGAAGTTATAAGCCGGAACAAACTGGTTTTAGTTGACTTCTATGCAGACTGGTGCATGCCATGCAGAATGATGGCCCCCATTGTTGAAGAACTAGCTAAAGAATATGCTGGTAAGGTTCTGATTGGAAAAATTAATGTGGACGAAAACCCAGATACTTCGGATCGTTTTCAAGTCTTTAGCATTCCAACTCTTGTGGTTATTAAGTCTGGCAGAGAAGTGGACAGAATAGTTGGCTTTGTCCCCAAAGGTCAAGTAGAAGCCCGGCTCAAAAAGCATTTGGAGTAA
- a CDS encoding DUF1893 domain-containing protein produces MFTREDLEIARKKLYKNGLTLVIVKDSKVLFESKHHGVSGFMQALEKLGDKMEGASVADKVVGKAIALLCIYAKIEAVYASTLSIKAKQVFETHGIYFECGKLVDKILNASGTDICPFEKATLEIDDHKEAYEKLKALLETFQSRGMNQHE; encoded by the coding sequence ATGTTTACCAGAGAAGATTTGGAAATAGCGAGGAAAAAACTGTACAAAAACGGTTTGACACTTGTAATTGTGAAAGATTCGAAGGTGCTCTTTGAAAGCAAACACCATGGAGTTTCAGGTTTTATGCAGGCTTTAGAGAAACTCGGAGACAAAATGGAGGGGGCCTCGGTTGCGGATAAAGTTGTCGGTAAAGCCATAGCGCTGTTGTGCATTTACGCCAAAATAGAAGCTGTTTACGCATCAACATTGAGCATAAAAGCAAAACAAGTCTTCGAAACACATGGCATCTACTTTGAATGTGGCAAACTCGTAGATAAAATATTAAACGCCTCTGGAACGGATATCTGTCCTTTTGAGAAAGCCACCCTAGAAATCGATGACCATAAAGAGGCTTATGAAAAGCTTAAAGCTCTTTTAGAAACTTTTCAAAGCAGGGGGATGAACCAACATGAATAA
- a CDS encoding formylmethanofuran dehydrogenase subunit E family protein: MFDEKEALILDIRNAEKLHGHLGPFLVIGVKMARLAKRTLNIDGDKQLDMQVSVKLPLITPFSCILDGIQATTQCTVGNRRLKAKNSEGDITAIFRLKNQDKILRINVKSQVVENVKQQLLNGTLNEELAWKIAALPEDELFKVEKG, encoded by the coding sequence GTGTTTGACGAAAAGGAAGCCTTAATATTAGACATTAGAAATGCGGAAAAACTTCATGGTCATCTTGGACCATTCTTGGTTATAGGCGTAAAAATGGCAAGATTGGCGAAGAGAACTCTGAACATAGATGGAGACAAACAGCTGGATATGCAAGTTTCTGTGAAGCTTCCACTGATCACACCTTTTTCATGCATTCTTGACGGCATCCAAGCAACAACTCAATGTACAGTGGGGAACAGGAGACTTAAGGCAAAAAACTCTGAAGGTGACATAACGGCAATTTTTAGGCTTAAAAATCAAGATAAGATATTACGGATTAACGTAAAATCGCAAGTTGTAGAAAATGTTAAACAACAGCTTTTAAACGGGACCCTTAATGAAGAGCTCGCTTGGAAAATAGCTGCCCTACCAGAGGACGAGCTGTTCAAGGTAGAAAAGGGATAA